From a single Accipiter gentilis chromosome 10, bAccGen1.1, whole genome shotgun sequence genomic region:
- the LOC126043624 gene encoding GTP-binding protein Rhes-like, whose translation MSLVVKEKNHVRLVFLGAAGVGKTALIRRFLMDTFEPKHRRTVEELHSKEYEVSGATVKVEILDTSGSYSFPAMRKLSIQNSDAFALVYAVDDAESFESIKSLREEILEVKEDKFPPIVVVGNKAESGGERQVPVEDALSLVELDWNSRFLETSAKDNENVLEVFRELLQQANLPSRLSPALCKRRETLPTEQALRPPMNKTNSCSVC comes from the coding sequence ATGTCCCTGGTGGTGAAGGAGAAGAACCACGTGCGGTTGGTCTTCTTGGGCGCTGCCGGCGTGGGCAAGACAGCCCTCATCCGTCGCTTCCTGATGGACACCTTCGAGCCCAAGCACCGGCGCACGGTGGAGGAGCTGCACAGCAAGGAGTACGAGGTTAGCGGGGCCACGGTCAAGGTGGAAATCCTGGACACCAGTGGCAGCTACTCCTTCCCGGCCATGCGGAAGCTCTCGATCCAGAACAGCGATGCCTTCGCCCTGGTCTACGCCGTAGATGACGCCGAGTCCTTCGAGAGCATCAAGAGCTTGCGGGAGGAGATCCTGGAGGTGAAGGAAGACAAGTTCCCTCCCATCGTGGTGGTCGGCAACAAGGCAGAGAGCGGCGGCGAGCGGCAGGTGCCGGTGGAGGATGCCCTGTCGCTGGTGGAGCTGGACTGGAACAGCCGCTTCTTGGAGACGTCGGCCAAGGACAACGAGAACGTCCTGGAGGTCTtcagggagctgctgcagcaagcCAACCTCCCcagccggctcagcccggcgctCTGCAAGAGGAGGGAGACGTTGCCCACGGAGCAGGCGCTGAGGCCTCCCATGAACAAGACCAACAGCTGCTCGGTGTGCTGA